Proteins co-encoded in one Rhopalosiphum maidis isolate BTI-1 chromosome 2, ASM367621v3, whole genome shotgun sequence genomic window:
- the LOC113552617 gene encoding uncharacterized protein LOC113552617 codes for MNLFTHYSLVTMIEQSVELRLEVEHGTINLGSVQCSAISGHDLIISRLKISLIVDHMYWSLLSSYQIYYDNTALTMDSIHETLPEVWSQHNLFTHVTYLWIKLIILFAKYTKNVHNVE; via the exons atGAACTTA tttactcattactcattagtGACTATGATTGAACAGTCAGTCGAGCTACGATTGGAAGTGGAACATGGAACAATCAACCTAGGTTCTGTTCAATGCTCAGCAATCAGTGGTCATGATCTGATCATATCACGATTAAAGATATCTTTAATCGTTGATCATATGTACTGGTCATTGTTATCaagttatcaaatttattatgataacacaGCATTGACAATGGATTCAATTCACG aaACTTTACCTGAAGTGTGGTCGCAGCATAATCTATTCACTCATGTCACCTACCTGTGGATTAAACTAATTATCTTGTTTGCTAAGTATACTAAGAATGTACAtaatgttgaataa
- the LOC113551725 gene encoding diphthine--ammonia ligase translates to MRVVALISGGKDSCYNMMQCIAAGHDIVALANLKPQSKDELDSYMYQSVGHQAVELYAEAMGLPLFRQRTNGVALQQEKIYTHTPEDEVEDLFDLLANIKTQIEFDAVAVGAILSDYQRLRVEDVCSRLGICSLSYLWRRDQKELLQEMIDCNIEAIVIKVAALGLDPTKHLGLRIDKLMPHLVKMNEKYGLNICGEGGEYETFTLDCPLFTKSVIIEEFETVMHTNDTIAPVGYINFKKFCLLKKPNVDENQSFRERMACYRVRSPLAHLMDLDDLEIDLGTVTDSDNFDDDASENNSIIIDQTDGQVCFGELIETDSVSCIGYPNGWTWINSLTGYWVDDKSPVIVALEKLRDLLQERNLELTDVVAVTLYVRDMTEFLNMNAQYASIMCRISPPVRVCVEIPLSEYTPILIDVVAYKPPSKSSSNSNLPSMSKHTMHVQSISHWAPANIGPYSQAIRVGDIIYVAGQIALVPGTLSIVEGGIRQQCRLSLRHVSRIIKAVDPNIQLRDVVQGICYVTHTKYIHAARTEWEKRTNNAIVDYIVVSRLPKNAIVEWHLWAHRHNARFEYEETGCCVDNYRVSIRRRWNYENNVAAIVTYISSGSCTSLSAITDSLDTSTESISAIGLEEAFRYSLKRLLRGEPTSTPTDAICSLRIFYKVSQDQKPICRQLINATLNNLRVEYRIVATVIPVLHLHHPNTFVSICALRHNT, encoded by the exons ATGAGAGTAGTAGCATTAATCAGCGGCGGTAAGGATAGCTGTTATAACATGATGCAGTGTATAGCGGCAGGCCATGACATTGTTGCATTGGCAAACTTAAAACCACAAAGTAAAG ATGAATTGGATAGTTACATGTATCAAAGTGTTGGTCACCAAGCAGTAGAATTATATGCAGAAGCAATGGGACTTCCATTGTTCAGACAACGAACAAACGGAGTTGCATTGCaacaagaaaaaatttatacTCATACTCCTGAAGATGAAGTTGAAGATTTGTTTGATCTCCTtgctaatattaaa acacAAATTGAATTTGATGCTGTAGCTGTGGGTGCTATACTTTCTGATTATCAGCGTCTGCGTGTTGAAGATGT gTGTTCAAGATTAGGTATTTGCTCATTGTCATATTTGTGGCGTCGTGATCAAAAAGAACTGCTACAGGAAATGATTGATTGCAATATTGAAGcaattgttattaaagtaGCAGCACTTGGATTAGATCCTACAAAACATTTGGGATTGCGAATTGATAAGCTAATGCCACATTTAGTTAAAATG AATGAAAAATATGGCTTAAATATATGTGGCGAAGGTGGAGAATACGAAACATTCACTCTAGACTGTCCTTTGTTCACCAAATCGGTGATCAt TGAAGAGTTTGAAACTGTGATGCATACCAACGATACTATTGCTCCTGTgggatatataaattttaaaaaattttgcttattaaaaaaaccg aaTGTTGATGAAAATCAAAGTTTTCGTGAACGTATGGCGTGTTATCGTGTACGCAGTCCCTTAGCTCATTTAATGGACTTAGATGATTTAGAAATTGATCTTGGTACTGTTACTGATAGTGACAATTTTGATGATGATGCTtcagaaaataatagtatcatTATTGATCAGACTGATGGTCAAGTATGTTTTGGAGAACTTATAGAGACAGATTCTGTATCTTGTATTGGTTATCCAAATGGATGGACTTGGATTAATTCATTGACTGGTTATTGGGTTGATGATAAATCCCCAGTTATAGTTGCTCTTGAGAAATTAAGAG atttgtTGCAAGAAAGAAATTTAGAGTTAACTGATGTTGTTGCTGTTACTTTATATGTTCGTGACATGACTGAGTTTCTTAATATGAATGCACAATATGCTTCAATAATGTGTAGAATTAGTCCTCCGGTGAGAGTTTGTGTTGAAATACCTCTTTCAGAGTACACACCTATTCTTATAGATGTTGTTGCTTATAAACCACCATCCAAGTCATCCTCAAATTCAAATCTCCCATCAATGTCCAAACATACAATGCATGTACAAAGTATATCTCATTGGGCGCCTGCTAATATTGGACCATATAGTCAAGCTATTCGA gttggtgatattatttatgttgctGGACAGATTGCTCTAGTACCAGGTACTTTGAGTATTGTCGAGGGTGGAATCAGGCAACAATGTCGACTATCATTACGACATGTTAGCAGAATTATTAAAGCAGTTGACCCTAATATACAACTTAGAGATGTCGTtcaa ggcaTATGTTATGTAACTCATACCAAATATATTCATGCTGCTAGAACTGAATGGGAGAAAAGGACAAACAATGCTATTGTAGATTATATAGTAGTATCACGGCTACCAAAAAATGCTATAGTAGAATGGCATTTATGGGCACATAGACATAATGCTAGatttgaat atgaagaaACGGGCTGTTGTGTTGACAATTATAGGGTGTCAATACGCCGTCGTTGGaactatgaaaataatgtGGCTGCAATTGTCACATATATTTCATctg GATCATGCACTTCTTTATCAGCTATAACTGATTCATTAGACACATCTACTGAGTCTATATCTGCAATTGGTCTAGAGGAGGCTTTTCGTTATTCTTTAAAACGACTTCTGCGTGGAGAACCAACTTCGACACCAACTGATGCTATTTGCtcgttaagaatattttacaaagtatCGCAAGATCAAAAACCTATATGTCGACAACTTATCAATGCtacattgaataatttaagagTTGAATATCGAATAGTTGCTACTGTTATACCTGTATTACATTTGCATCACCCCAATACGTTTGTATCAATTTGTGCGCTAAGGCATAATACCTGA
- the LOC113551726 gene encoding la-related protein 7, whose translation MEPSSDISIESVEENILKSSLNRVRKRKKQLYTDLKKQMEFYLSDANLRKDRYFGNLMQTSQCISINTFLNCNKIKSLTQNPEDIIKALESSNVLSVSDCKTKIYRIKPIEDKNPEDIERCTVYVEQLPPKADHDWIKSMFEKYGSVAYISLPKFKSGIIKRFAFIEFDNEESAIKVLEEYKKLHEVSKILPEELQSIITFKEDEDKKDTDESTDHVNLLKKRKHSISIEGVEKKMKKETSQVSCSGIKNNKKKKKKDKNKKNDLEDEQKNSSFEISDNENNQIALIENLDTNISKPAETITSDDDKREISIDPNNTDSIIKKKRKRNKGKKVKLDTNLTSPVLRIMSKTEWRKLRNQFLNMQRQKMSLLKAQLRRPNPKYNEHFNMHYHENSEKSNDGKTDVENVDVELPKNNDIRVKYEPGVILKIAFANPIESDKIFKAEAKIDSRVKFVDVVNNSEAYVRCDCQETAIKIAEENRWPQTRLLKGEEEKLYWDKILRDRETKCAKQKETKKPRGREKLIKKAEKRLAQHVTFNEEDNE comes from the exons aTGGAACCTTCTAGTGATATAAGTATTGAAAGTGTTGaagaaaatattctaaaatcttCATTAAATCGTGTAAGAAAACGAAAAAAGCAACTTTACACCGATTTAAAAAAGCAAatggaattttatttaagtgatGCTAATTTAAGAAAAGATAGATATTTTGGAAATCTAATGCAAACCAGTCAAT gtattagtattaacacatttttgaactgtaataaaataaagagttTAACACAAAATCCAGAAGATATAATTAAAGCTTTAGAAAGCTCTAATGTTTTATCTGTTAGCGACtgtaaaaccaaaatttatagaattaagCCTATCGAAGATAAAAATCCAGAGGATATTGAACGCTGTACAGTATATGTG GAACAATTACCGCCTAAAGCAGATCACGATTGGATTAAatcaatgtttgaaaaatatggaAGTGTAGCTTATATTTCATTGCCTAAATTTAAAAGTGGAATAATTAAAAGATTTgcatttattgaatttgacAATGAAGAATCTGctattaaagttttagag gaatacaaaaaattacatgAAGTATCCAAAATCCTTCCAGAAGAACTGCAAAGTATAATTACTTTCAAAGAAGATGAAGATAAAAAGGACACAGATGAAAGTACTGACcatgttaatttattgaaaaaaagaaaacattctATAAGTATTGAAGGTGTTGAAAAGAAAATGAAGAAAGAAACATCACAAGTAAGCTGTTctggaattaaaaataataaaaagaagaagaagaaagacaaaaataaaaagaatgatTTGGAAGACGAACAAAAAAATTCTTCTTTTGAAATTAGCGACAATGAAAATAACCAAATAGCTTTAATTGAAAATCTTGATACCAATATTTCAAAGCCAGCAGAAACAATCACAAGTGATGATGATAAAAGAGAAATAAGTATTGACCCAAACAATACTGattcaatcataaaaaaaaaaagaaaacgcaATAAAGGAAAAAAAGTGAAATTAGATACCAATTTAACTTCACCTGTACTTAGAATAATGTCaaa aaCAGAGTGGAGAAAACTtagaaatcaatttttaaatatgcagcgacaaaaaatgtctttattaAAAGCTCAGTTACGTCGTCCTAATCctaaatataatgaacattttaatatgcattatcATGAAAATTCTGAAAAAAGTAATGATGGAAAGACAGATGTTGAAAATGTAGATGTAGaattaccaaaaaataatgatatacgtGTTAAGTACGAACCTGgtgtaatattgaaaattgcaTTTGCAAATCCAATTGaatctgataaaatatttaaa gctGAAGCAAAAATTGATTCTAGAGTCAAGTTTGTTGATGTTGTAAACAATTCTGAAGCTTATGTACGATGCGACTGTCAAGAAACTGCTATAAAAATTGCAGAGGAAAATCGATGGCCGCAAACCAGATTATTAAAag GTGAAGAAGAAAAACTTTATTGGGATAAAATTTTACGTGATAGAGAAACTAAATGTGCAAAACAAAAAGAAACTAAAAAACCACGAGGTCGTGAAAAGCTTATTAAAAAAGCAGAAAAAAGATTAGCTCAACACGTTACTTTTAATGAAGAggataatgaataa
- the LOC113554334 gene encoding pyridoxal kinase: MESNKRVLSIQSHVVSGYVGNKCAVFPLQIMGFEVDAINSVQLSNHTGYKTYYGQILNESNLSELINGLVENELHNYSHLLTGYIRCPMFLKKVAEVYKILKEKNPDLIYVCDPVMGDNKKMYVPKEILDIYKNEIIHLTDILTPNEYELELLTGISITTSNDINKALNILYAHGCKTVVVSSSNISSNSIMKCIGRNFSYKEYVEIDIPIIDQSFIGTGDFFTALLLIWMNLTNNDLKNSMERTIATIQAVLKRTIKYTNENSSKNPISSKELKLIQSLSDIQNPEVTIFGTIKKVE, from the exons atGGAATCTAATAAAAGAGTGCTTTCCATTCAGAGTCATGTTGTTAGTGGATACGTGGGTAATAAATGCGCTGTGTTTCCATTACag ATAATGGGATTTGAAGTGGATGCTATAAATTCTGTACAGTTGTCAAACCATACTGGATATAAGACTTATTATGgccaaatattaaatgaaagtaatttat cGGAATTAATAAATGGTCTTGTTGAAAatgaattacataattattcacATCTATTAACTGGTTACATTAGATGTCCAATGTTCTTAAAGAAAGTTGcagaagtttataaaatattgaaagagAAAAATCCAGATTTGATATAtg tatgtgATCCTGTAATGggtgacaataaaaaaatgtatgttccaaaagaaatattagatatctataagaatgaaataatacatttaacagATATCCTTACACCGAATGAATATGAATTAga GTTATTAACTGGTATAAGTATAACAACTTCTAATGACATTAATAAggccttaaatatattgtatgctcACGGTTGTAAGACAGTTGTGGTGTCATCTTCCAACATATCTTCAAATTCTATTATGAAGTGTATTGGAAGAAACTTTTCtt ataaggAATATGTAGAAATAGATATTCCTATCATTGACCAATCCTTTATTGGCACTGGAGATTTTTTTACTGCTTTGTTATTGATTTGGATGAACTTAACTAATAATGACTTGAAAAATTCCATGGAAAGAACAATTGCAACTATTCAAGCAGTATTAAAacgtacaataaaat atacaaatgaaaatagttCAAAGAATCCAATAAGCagtaaagaattaaaattaattcaaagcTTGAGTGATATTCAAAACCCTGAAGTAACAATATTTGGTACTATAAAGAAAgttgaataa
- the LOC113552042 gene encoding uncharacterized protein LOC113552042, translating to MEQENEANHLSNDTEKKNILVSNNYNHKQVTLISIDDQEMQLNMTNSDLKIDPSTSSYEHVNSRSNNTSNSDIDNINQLREDFMVESSPSNVIKCGNSSEINFGIESEKKSITNKITNLENNNELKNKSPIQFTKFKRTNFDILKSTEHTIKYKKPIETNFHCLICDTKIKSLKDWESHVISTLHIEECLNKNNYVSYDCGGCKIFFFGSKEWILKHCKDIHNDISGLPCVFRCMKEVFYHCIFVSPTNWKSWSFCGPCKSYSFLKLKCYSSNHIYKKTIHFKCNSCLIDFVCSQEVYNKHLMSCEHIMLEYLQSKKVGKNLETQTICYLKLPPIILNKFSIDSIKSTCNDCKFQMQSNEEAITFHLTECIDKSDIGEKNTLNIKTYFCEVCNITMSDFIQWKFHLILSSHLIKCYDIKDLVSYTCELCSLHCYGGVHHVTDHQNIHPNNSEKNLSRFLAFNFQRINKDLKTKDFYYCEECETYAEVNSYSDHWNKSHKTKLKRIVCQPCRIEFFCVEDNVLFNKHILSSEHIILKSVAFKKLLPELKTQSLLNQNQKPYVSKNTLDKNKVLFNVKPYLQFFQNVKNENNTMCKSCDNLINLNHNDLLSHLLVCNHGLVESIPRSNFNYFQCLECAFCSNNKDTWIKHATTTHATLDTNICYSYICKSCNSLVYGKINDIELHLITEHKTTFINMPLESVLMAKQLMKKNNNASKSSDIMCFCEPCNMIIKLSESPYHFIADSHASAASSDVELFYCKDCKVEFYSSITVYECHKLTVEHIIMSSDYRKTEVKVLLNPSKLDTHLFTFVTDQHLYHSTLNIGFFCFLCDYLCLKLDVWKIHINSKKHLKISKDLCIDHRCKICKTLMFGTRHHMFEHYRNRFHSMLRQFKLITSTEVLKQKYETKQTSNMGTTFEKNPTAVVNEKPGECSTTVNLLTEIMTKLSYQSNIHEESTLSEESTTNNIHPMTVNELPLKLNFHQGSSVLDEPITKINETQLMRKTMDEFPTESNTQNYSTFYRLKINMLNEYLKQNKEVTSQMCYYCVSCDFITTVPKNWDEHNLTDHSDEAELRHKVYCDVCNLYQFGLSHHLDEHFNTIEHKNMLDFIKLYNSNNSKKNNNKIKKKNDQNSNLTSGNPSDVTQISKIDKQPTNGSKTDQKEGNNRQIMIEVKGIKPQYRKNSCVEIKKIFSHYGLFGIITKHSSVIIIFRKLAAMNKMLNDKEILERKYEFTINILVEDDKLPELHKSTISEFGNKTMLLKTINTQLAAINQEISNPDIIGRLFLLVNSIHSCAGQHFKRSKTYAFGSRMSGLALKDSDVDLYFDIADTFGGELSNDLYAQEDLVRYFGKVFRSQNNEFKHIQPITGARVPIVKFFHVPSGLFCDLSFKSGLSTHNTKLVRLYLALDERVHWIVCAVVKRWALQNDMKNQSMFTSYALAWLVLFYLMTIEVVPPLKLLREHADYSKDTSKSDVMFIEDWDCTFCSLEKAKLIWKVPEIPCWDLLLGFFKFYSDSNRLKQFVLCPAIGQAIPKDKFYDIPMILPDILGFNKKKHGRPIDWCIKLRDNFHGEGLAVQDPFDLFHNITKVIIPRKLQTFSYLCNKTMEVMNNGVQPYYA from the exons atggaACAGGAGAATGAAGCCAATCATCTTAGCAATGACacagaaaaaaagaatatattagtttcaaataactataatcaCAAACAGGTAACTTTAATATCAATTGATGATCAGGAAATGCAATTAAATATGACCAACAgtgatttgaaaattgatCCTTCTACATCTTCTTATGAACATGTTAATTCAAGATCAAACAATACATCTAACtctgatattgataatattaaccaGTTAAGAGAAGATTTTATGGTTGAATCGAGTCCatcaaatgttataaaatgtggTAATTCatcagaaattaattttggtatagaatctgaaaaaaaatctattacaaACAAGATAACCAATTTAGAGAATAATAATGagctcaaaaataaaagtccaattcaatttacaaaatttaagcGTACTAACTTTGACATTCTAAAATCAACTGaacatactattaaatataaaaagccaATTGAAACAAATTTTCATTGTCTTATTTgtgatactaaaataaaatcattaaaagatTGGGAGTCACATGTTATAAGTACACTTCATATAGAAGAAtgtttgaacaaaaataattatgtttcatACGATTGTGGtggttgtaaaatatttttttttggaagtAAGGAATggattttaaaacattgtaaaGATATTCATAATGATATATCTGGACTACCATGTGTTTTTAGATGTATGAAAGaagtattttatcattgtatatttgtaagtCCAACCAATTGGAAATCTTGGTCGTTTTGTGGTCCTTGTaaaagttattcatttttaaaactcaaatgTTATTCTAGTAaccacatttataaaaaaaccattcattttaaatgcaattcatgtttaatagattttgtatGTAGTCaagaagtttataataaacatttaatgtcATGTGAACACATTATGTTGGAATATTTACAATCCAAAAAAGTTGGCAAAAATCTGGAAACTCAaactatatgttatttaaaactgcctccaataattttaaataaattttctattgATAGTATAAAATCTACTTGTAATGATTGTAAGTTTCAAATGCAGTCAAATGAAGAAGCAATAACCTTTCATCTAACTGAATGTATCGACAAATCTGATATaggtgaaaaaaatacattaaacatcaaaacttatttttgtgAAGTCTGCAATATAACTATGTCTGATTTTATTCAATGGaagtttcatttaatattatcaagccATTTAATTAAGTGTTATGATATTAAAGATTTAGTTTCTTACACATGTGAACTTTGTTCACTACATTGTTATGGAGGTGTACATCATGTAACAgatcatcaaaatattcatccaaacaattctgaaaaaaatcttTCCAGATTTCTGGCTTTTAACTTCCAGCGTATTAAcaaagatttaaaaacaaaagatttttattattgtgaagAATGTGAAACATATGCTGAAGTCAATTCTTATTCAGATCATTGGAATAAAAGTCATAAAACTAAATTGAAACGTATAGTCTGTCAACCTTGCCGTATAGAATTCTTTTGTGTTGAAGATAATGTGTtattcaataaacatattttatcaagtgaacacattattttaaaatctgtgGCCTTTAAAAAGCTATTGCCAGAACTAAAAACACAATCATTActcaatcaaaatcaaaaaccttatgtttcaaaaaatacattagataaaaataaagttttattcaatgttaaaccatatttacaattttttcaaaatgtaaaaaatgaaaataatactatgtgtAAATCATGTGATAatctaatcaatttaaatcacAATGATCTCCTTAGTCACTTGTTAGTTTGTAATCATGGATTAGTAGAAAGTATCCCtcgatcaaattttaattattttcagtgtTTAGAGTGTGCATTTTGTTCCAACAACAAAGATACTTGGATAAAACATGCAACTACTACACATGCAACATTAGATACTAACATttgttattcttatatttgtaaaagttGTAACTCTTTAGTGTATGgcaaaattaatgatattgaattacatttaattactgaacataaaacaacttttataAACATGCCATTAGAATCAGTGTTAATGGCAAAACAATTgatgaagaaaaataataatgctagTAAATCGTCTGATATAATGTGCTTTTGTGAGCcatgtaatatgataattaagtTAAGTGAGAGTCCTTATCATTTTATAGCAGATAGTCATGCATCAGCAGCATCATCAGACGtagaattattttactgtaaagaTTGTAAAGTTGAATTCTACTCTTCAATTACAGTTTATGAATGTCACAAATTAACCGTAGAACATATAATTATGAGCTCAGACTATAGAAAAACTGAAGTTAAGGTTCTTCTTAACCCTTCAAAACTTGATACTCATCTATTTACTTTTGTTACGGATCAACATTTGTACCATTCAACTTTAAACATTGGGTTTTTCTGTTTTCTTTGtgattatttgtgtttaaaattagatgtatggaaaattcatattaatagtaaaaagcaTCTCAAAATTTCCAAAGATCTTTGCATAGACCACCGTTGTAAGATTTGTAAAACACTTATGTTTGGAACACGGCATCACATGTTTGAACATTATAGGAATCGTTTTCATTCGATGTTgagacaatttaaattaataacgtcTACTGaggttttaaaacaaaaatatgaaacaaaacAGACAAGCAATATGGGAACAACTTTTGAGAAAAATCCAACTGCAGTAGTTAATGAGAAACCAGGAGAATGTAGTACcacagttaatttattaacagaaATAATGACTAAATTATCTTATCAATCAAATATTCATGAAGAAAGTACTTTATCAGAAGAGTCcactacaaataatatacatccaATGACAGTAAATGAATTACctctcaaattaaattttcatcaagGTAGTAGTGTACTAGATGAgcctattacaaaaattaatgaaactcAATTAATGAGAAAAACCATGGATGAATTTCCTACCGAATCAAATACTCAAAATTATAGTACTTTTTAtagattgaaaattaatatgttaaatgaatatcttaaacaaaataaagagGTGACATCacaaatgtgttattattgtgtCTCTTGTGATTTTATAACTACAGTACCAAAAAATTGGGATGAACATAATTTAACCGATCATTCAGATGAAGCTGAATTGCGCCATAAGGTGTATTGTGATGTTTgcaatttatatcaatttggGTTGTCTCATCATTTagatgaacattttaatactattgaacataaaaatatgttagactttataaaattatacaattcaaataattcgaaaaaaaataataataaaattaaaaaaaagaatgacCAAAATAGTAATTTGACTTCTGGCAATCCTTCTGATGTTactcaaatttcaaaaatagacAAGCAACCAACAAATGGTAGTAAAACTGATCAAAAAGAAGGAAATAATCGTCAAATTATGATTGAAGTTAAAG gtATAAAACCACAGTATAGAAAAAATAGCTGTGttgaaattaagaaaatattttctcattATGGGCTTTTTGGAATTATTACTAAACATAGCTctgttataatcatatttcgtaaatt AGCTGCTATGAACAAGATGTTAAatgataaagaaatattagaaagaaaatatgaatttactattaatattttagttgaag atgaCAAATTACCCGAGTTACATAAATCAACAATATCTGAGTTTGGAAATAAGACAATGCTgctaaaaactattaacacACAACTTGCGGCAATTAATCAAGAAATTTCCAATCCTGATATAATTGGTAGATTATTCTTGTTAGTTAACTCAATACATAGTTGTGCTGGCCAACATTTCAAAAGAAGTAAAACATATGCTTTTGGATCACGTATGTCAGGTCTTGCACTTAAAGATAGTGATGTGGATTTATACTTTGATAtcg ctGACACttttggtggagaattaagtAATGATCTGTATGCTCAAGAGGATTTAGTACGTTATTTTGGAAAAGTATTTCGAtctcaaaataatgaatttaaacatatacaacCAATAACCGGAGCACGTGTTCCTATAGTCAAATTTTTCCATGTTCCTTCTGGCctattttgtgatttatcttttaaaagtGGCCTCAGTACACATAACACTAAACTCGtcag GTTGTACTTAGCGTTGGATGAACGTGTTCACTGGATTGTCTGTGCAGTTGTTAAACGTTGGGCATTACAAAATGATATGAAAAATCAAAGTATGTTTACTAGTTATGCTTTAGCATGGTTGGTTCTTTTTTACTTGATGACTATTGAAGTAGTACCTCCATTAAAGTTACTCAGAGAACATGCAGATTATTCAAAAGATACATCTAAATCAGATGTTATGTTTATAGAag attGGGACTGTACCTTCTGCTCTCTAGAAAAAGCAAAACTAATATGGAAAGTACCAGAAATTCCTTGTTGGGACTTATTATtaggattttttaaattttattcagaCTCTAACAGACTTAAACAATTTGTTCTTTGTCCAGCTATTGGACAGGCTATACCTAAagataaattttatgatattccaATGATATTACCAgatattttaggttttaacaaaaaaaaacatggtaGACCTATTGACTggtgtataaaattaagagATAACTTTCATGGTGAAGGTCTTGCAGTACAAGATCCTTTTGATCTTTTCCACAATATAACAAAAGTTATAATACCTAGAAAGTTACAAACCTTctcttatttatgtaataaaacaatGGAAGTTATGAATAATGGAGTTCAACCttattatgcataa